In a single window of the Danio rerio strain Tuebingen ecotype United States chromosome 20, GRCz12tu, whole genome shotgun sequence genome:
- the si:dkey-239i20.2 gene encoding si:dkey-239i20.2 (The RefSeq protein has 5 substitutions compared to this genomic sequence): protein MAKRVAIIGGGTSGLACIKCCLDEGLEPVCFETSDDIGGLWRFKENPDLDQASIYHSLIINTSKEMMCYSDYPIPAHFPNYMHNSLIMEYFRMYAENFQLKRHIRFQTRVLHVTPRPDFPHSGQWDVETESKDGLREKQVFDAVMVCTGHHCHPHLPLKDFPGIDTFKGKFFHSRDYKNPEDWRGKRAVVIGIGNSGGDIAVELSRMAKQVYLSTRKGSWILNRVGDSGVPFDMMFNNRAVMWFLDSLPVKYRNKLGESRLNKRFDHKLYGLQPEHRIFSQHPMVNDDLPNRILSGTVSVKPNVQEFRGSSVVFEDGTVEDNIDLVVFATGYTFSFPFLSSHVIPVSNNKVSLYKFVYPPGLERSTLAVIGLIQPLGAIMPISEMQARWATRVFKGLCKLPSKNAMMKDIKAKEQAMTQRYVAAQRHTIQVDYIPYMDELAKQVGVRPSIPRLLLTDPRLAFKVIFGPCTPYQFRLHGPGQWEGARQAILTQWDRVVEPLKTRCTKEPQSQSFSHSLIFSVSVAGLLSALYYGRASLQTFLENPSALLDKIRGFVPLPMPTQ from the exons ATGGCTAAACGTGTTGCTATTATTGGAGGAGGAACCTCTGGACTGGCCTGCATCAAATGCTGTCTGGATGAAGGGCTGGagcctgtgtgttttgagacCAGTGATGATATCGGAGGACTTTGGAGGTTTAAG GAAAATCCAGATCCAGACCAAGCCAGCATTTACCACTCACTGATTATTAACACTTCGAAGGAGATGATGTGCTACAGTGATTACCCAATCCCTGCTCACTTCCCAAACTACATGCACAACTCCCTCATCATGGAATACTTCCGCATGTACGCTGAAAACTTCCAACTTAAACGGCACATCCGTTTCCAG ACCAGAGTCCTTCATGTCACACCAAGGCCAGACTTCCCTCACTCTGGACAGTGGGATGTAGAGACCGAGTCTAAGGATGGTCTAAGAGAGAAGCAGGTGTTTGATGCTGTGATGGTCTGCACTGGTCACCACTGTCACCCCCACCTTCCTCTAAAAGACTTTCCAG GAATAGACACATTTAAGGGGAAATTCTTTCACAGCCGTGACTACAAAAACCCTGAAGACTGGCGTGGGAAGAGGGCAGTTGTGATTGGCATTGGAAACTCTGGAGGAGATATTGCTGTGGAGTTGAGCAGAATGGCCAAACAG GTTTATCTGAGCACACGAAAGGGATCCTGGATCCTCAATCGTGTGGGAGACAGCGGCGTTCCTTTCGATATGATGTTTAATAACAGAGCAGTAATGTGGTTTCTTGACTCGTTGCCTGTTAAATATCGTAACAAACTGGGAGAGAGTCATCTGAATAAACGCTTTGACCACAAGCTCTATGGACTGCAGCCTGAGCACAG AATTTTCAGCCAACATCCCATGGTCAATGATGATTTGCCAAACCGGATCCTCTCTGGTACCGTCTCAGTCAAGCCCAATGTGCAGGAGTTTTGTGGATCTAGTGTGGTGTTTGAGGATGGCACTGTTGAAGATAACATTGATCTGGTGGTGTTTGCCACAGGCTACACTTTCTCATTCCCCTTCCTTTCCTCGCATGTGATCCCTGTTTCAAACAACAAGGTATCCCTGTACAAATTTGTATATCCTCCAGGACTAGAGCGCTCAACTTTAGCAGTGATTGGTCTGATCCAGCCTCTGGGAGCCATTATGCCCATCTCTGAGATGCAAGCGCGCTGGGCCACACGTGTTTTTAAAG GACTGTGTAAACTGCCTTCAAAGAATGCTATGATGAAGGACATTAAAGCCAAAGAGCAAGCAATGACTCAAAG GTACGTGGCAGCCCAGAGGCACACCATCCAGGTGGACTACATCCCCTACATGGATGAGTTGGCTAAACAAGTGGGTGTCCGTCCTTCTATCCCGAGGTTGCTGCTGACAGACCCAAGACTGGCTTTCAAAATCATCTTTGGGCCCTGCACCCCATACCAGTTTCGCTTGCATGGACCAGGCCAGTGGGAAGGTGCACGTCAGGCCATCCTGACTCAGTGGGATCGAGTGGTGGAGCCTCTGAAAACACGCTGTACAAAAGAACCACAGTCACAGAGCTTCTCACATTCACTCATATTTTCAGTGTCTATTGCAGGGCTCCTGTCTGCTCTGTATTACGGCAGAGCCAGTCTGCAAACATTCTTAGAAAACCCTTCAGCTTTACTGGACAAGATCAGGGGGTTTGTACCATTGCCAATGCCCACACAGTGA